From Taeniopygia guttata chromosome 3, bTaeGut7.mat, whole genome shotgun sequence:
aaaaaaaggaaaataacctTATGGCTATAAAGTACAATGGCAATGTTACAGTGATTTCTGGACGCATGTAAAATCTCATaatatgaaatttttaaatcatAATATGATTTCATACAATTTGGAAACAAGGAACAAAACTTACTTTGGTGTAATTTTAGGGCATAGGAACAGGAAAGGACACAGAGAAGTCTAATCCAGTTTCTGCTCTAACCAGAAGCCTTCATCATTCTGGTTTGTCTACCTTCTCTGTGTGTCCGGAGATGGTGCTGCCACTGCTTCACTGCACTTTCAGACTACAATTCACTTTTAGAAATTACTGTTCTGATTTAATCttgcttcattttaaaatcACTAGCATCAGTTCAGATTGGTGTAGGCATGAAGGGTTCCTATTTTACTGTGTTTGCTGTTACCTTTTATGTAATTGAAAACTTAATGTCTCTCCTCAGTCTTTGTGTTTATGGTCCCAAATCCAACATCCTTCTTTTAGATAGGGTGCTCTAAACCTTCACCTTTCAGATTACTGCAGCTAAAACAATGGAAGCTCTTCCCATTGCACCTATGGTTGCTCCTATTCCCAGGCAGGAGTTCCTTTCAGGTCATGAGCTCTCTTCTTTGATGCACAAGGTGTTTGCCCAGAGGACCTGACAGCTGCTCCACAACCAGCAGCACCAACATCAGTAGCACAGTGACTGCTGAGAtgtgtgccagcacagcctgacaGGATCAGAGGCAGCTTCTAGGCAATAGTGATTCAATTTCAGTATGTTTGCTTGAGCAACAttgtttctttgggttttttttgttttgttttgatttggtttttttgtttatatatatatttttttttttttttttttttgtgggccTTCTCTTTGGGGTGGGGATTTAAGACTAGAGATGCCGGTCATATTGAAACCTACTAGGGACAATTAACATACAAGACTAGACAAATCTGTGTTGGAATGAGATAAGGGATACCAATTCCAGatggaataaaaagcagtttaCTAGAAAGAAGAATTTAAGTCACGGCAGTGTTTCTGTTAATAGAGATTTGAGCAAGTATCTGTTTTCAATTGTCTTTAGCAATGCTCACAATCAGAAGCTATTTTCTAAAGCAGGATTTGAAAGTTGCCCAATAAATACTACATAAAACACAATCACTCTCTATATTCTTGGAGAGAATAGCAATTCTTAACTAGGCATAGAAGTGTCTCAGTCACAAGAAATACCAGTCAAAATTTTTCTTAACTGTAACTAAGGTAGCTAGAGAGCAGTTTAGAATGATGAGCCCAGAGTCTGAGTATCAGGCTCTACCCAAGTTAAGGGTTGAAGAAGAGATCATACTGAAGAACAGCATAACTCATTTCAGAACACAATAGCTCTCTTAAGGCAAAATAGATTCAAACTGATACGACAATGTGTGTGTTTTCAAGCATATCTGTACAATTCTCCTGAAGTTAGTGGAATATACAAACACCAGAGGCAGAAGTGGTTTATCTTTGAATCTCAAACCTTTGCACCTTTGCAATTTGGTATGTTTTTTTGGGCTCTTGTACTTTTCCAGCTTTCCTTAGAAACAACTGCATGTATACCAAGTATTAAGGAAGTAAAGAAAATGTGAGGAGGCAGTAGAATATGATACTTTCAAACATGCCAGCAAATACAGAGAACTGTTCCCAGATATGgtctgagaagaaaaatggtTGATTGAATTTGGAGTTTTCCAAAACATCTGCTGCTTCAGTTTGATGACCCAAATGGAACATTAGAAAAAGAATTATCTCAAATTTGTAGTTCAAGAAGataacccttttttttttctaaataaaaaggcatatttttttccttattgtaAGAGAAATCTATGAGTGGGAACATCAATTTTGATATGGACAATTTGGTTACTGTGATTGTGTCACTGTTGACATAACACAGAATTCAACCACTTTGCATCTCTAAAGTGGCCTTTCTTCTGCTGTACAGTGAggatattttcttctgttactgtgttgttgtttttgttgggttctTTTAAGGAACATGCTAAGTTTGTAAAGCAGGACTGGCTGTTATTGACACCTCCTGACAGCTGTTGAAATCACCCAGTGCAAACCTTTGGGTTTGTAAGTTACACCAAGACTGCACCAGCTGCTACGACAGTTTTTTCCTTGCAGGTGTCAGCTATTCCATGACACTGCATTTGTCTGTGGCTTGCCAACATAACTTTTGAGGCTGTCAGGATCTGTAGTAACCACCTCCTGTAACAAGGGCATCTATCAACCTAGTGAAAATGCTATCCTGTAAGAATTAAAGATGACATGCATCACTTTCTGAAATCATAAGCAAACACTCTGAACCACTGCCACCAACACACTTGAACTAGCCTCACCCTGCCCTAGGGATGAAGGGGAAAGGATTATAATGCTGTTTTGAAATACAGATCAGGGCTTTTTTGGTGCactgaattttattaatttttcccaACTCCTTTACACACTGCACCAAGTAAGTCccatgttttattattttagacTTGGAAAAGAAGTCAGCCTAGTAGTCTGGAATGCTGGGACCTTACAGACCTTGGCAAGTAGCTTGCAGCAGCAGAGTGAGTGTGCTTTTGCATGGAGGTTTCCTCACCCAGAACAATCAGGTCTTCTGTGGTTGCTGGTTGTCCTCATTGTCCAACTGTGAGAAAAGACAGCCTTTATTCACAGTGCACATTTGAACCTTTGGGGACAGTTACTGGAAATTTTGTAGAGGTTATATATTTGCTTTCCTGAGAGCTGTTGTGATCATTCCAGAGCACTGCAGAATGATGTGATGTAAACACACACAGACTGAGCGACTCAGCTTGACAAAAActcatttaaatataaatgcataaaatagaaaaaaaaaaccccaaactggaATATGTATGTGCTAAAAGCCCTTGTTGTGATTGCTGAATCTATAGCGTTATTGACATTTTGTTGTAGCTGAGGGATTACAGAGGAAGAGCTTCCCAGCTTTCCTTAAGTTTAATCCTTGCATGACATGTTTGTTAACTAGAATCCCCGTGTTACTAGTCTGGATTGGATTTGGTGCTACACCATGTGTACACTTGCCACAAATGGAAGGTAGAGAATCCTAGGATGAGGTGAAGAGACGCAGTCCCTGTTACTTCAAGTTTCTTCCTTCATAAATTCATTGGTTTTGTGCCTCATTTGGaatattttcacaaattttAAAGGCCATAGCAGTTCTACCTTTGTGCTGCATGCTTCAGCTAAGGTGCTTCTGTAGGAAGTTTATTTGGTGTGCTGGTTTGCAGCGTGCTCTCTTCGTAAGGAGGCACTGGGTCTGGAGAGAGCTCAATGTGAGCCTCTTCCACGGAAGTTTTCATTGTGGCCTCCTCGTAGGATGGAGGCAAACACACAGACAGGAATGTGGCATCGGGGAGCAGCGTGGAGTAGTGGAAGCTCTGCTCACTGCTCCAGGGCAGCGCAGAAAGGAAATGGGACACGTCGTGCTCGGGCAGGGCCTCAGGAAGGTCGATGCTGAAGATCTGCCCCTGCTGAGCGGGGCGCTGGCAACGGCGGTacaggaagagcagcaggaatgccaGGAAGAGCATCATGGTGGCAGGCAATATGATACACAGAAATGGTTCTATGTCGTCTTTGGTTGAACTTATCTGTTGTCTGCTCTGTAACCAAGCAAATAGGAAGGCTGTTGGATTCCTGGAGTTCTCTTAATCTGAGAGCAAAGCCAACATTCCCCATCTCTGCCTTATGACATAGCAGTTGCTTTTCCAAATTTCTTTCTATCTGCACTAGTATCAATCAAGCAGTATGTTTTGCAGACTCGTGAATTCTATTTATTGGCCAATTAAAGCAAATTACAACCAgagacaaaaaaccccagagaagTTGCAAAGAGTGTTGGATTTTTAGAAAACCCTATCTCCAAtgtggaaaaaaccctcaagaGCCTGGAAGTATATGAAATTTTGTATGACATTTCATTACTCTCAGATTATAGTGGGACCAGTCAACTTTGCAGGAGATCAGTtgagcttttaaaatttgggAGAACACTGAATTGCAGATGAATAAGGCTGGTGATCCACCATCtggtatttttttgtgtttggaaaACTGTATAAAGAACAAATATTACAACAACTAGCCCTTTCAAACAGGGCCCATTGCCTACAATACCTGCTCTAATCTCACAGGCCAGTGTTTTTATTGGACAGGACAGCTTGGACTGGACCTCTTGAGCTTGCTCTGCCAGTGATCCAAGAATCATTTTTCCCTGTTTAGAACTATGGAAGAAGAACTTCTGATGGAAGAGAAATAACAGTTGTGACTGTTGTGTCAgctttgttttctgcaaaaTGTAACACAAAAAACATCTGTCCCACAGCTTTTGAATTGTGATGCAATGTTAACTGGAATCATAAGCTATGAGAAAAACCAACAAAGCCATTTGTGCTCTTATGTTGTATTAGCTTTAGTTTGctttagttttaaaatttagtATATCATGTTTCCAATCTGACTCCATCTTCTAATAACTGGGTCTCATTCAGAGTCTAGTCtagagcagaaggaaaacccaaacaaaccctaTAATGTTGTTTATCAAGTCATTCCCTTTGTAAGCTCTTGATTAATGCTGTGAGGTGGCTTTCTTGCATTTGCATAGTGAGACTAAATAGGTCAATGGAACagatttcctttattttgaGTGAAGGTGCCCATTCAGGCTAGGAGAACTTGAGTGATTGTTTCCTCAAAGGGTTTGGAAGCAGGGATGCAAACTGGCCATTTGCAGCAATGGCTTTGTGAAAAGGTCAGTAATTCCAGAGTCTCCTTCTTAGTGTACAAAAACTTTCTGTTCTGATTCTTCCAGGAATAACAGTCATGCTTCTAGCTTCAAAATCACACTATAATCTACATTCAGCTGGTTATCTACCAGTCATTTGTAACATCTTTGCTTTGTTGTCAtattatgaaattattattatctGGTCATGCcgaagaaaaataaagtaattagGCATTGACTCCTAACAAATAATGTAGGAGAGATTACTGCTTTTCTAGTTTTTGTCTAAGGTATTGTGATTCTGAAGCTAAATgcattaaagtaattttaaaatacactgaaacCTTGGCAGATTAGCTATTAAGCTATTTCCCCCTCGTGGTCTTTTAACcaaaaatgcatattaaatagctatttaatatttattgattatttttattaaagaatttttGGCTGTACAAGCTGTCTTACCTGACCATTCAATGAGTGACAGGAAATAACAGAATTGGAAGAAATTGTTCCAGCTGTTCTTCCAATGCAGACATTAAATAATCTCTTTAAAATtagggaatttttaaaaaaggttgTTAATGCTTTTTTTAGTGTGTCTTATAAGGTGCATAAAAAATTTCAAGTGAAGATGAGAAAAAAGCATTCAGTATTATGTTAGTACTCTATGTATGTGGAGACTCACTGATACTGATATGTTACTGAAACTCTTACAGTAAATATTGAGAAGTGCTGAGCTTATAATGGACAGCATTATTCCTGATCAGTGAAgagtttgttttgaaaatccAAGTCTAAGTTTTGGGTTTAATTTGGAGGGAGCAGGCTTTCATCCAGGTTAAGTGATGGTCTTAGGATCTGAGT
This genomic window contains:
- the SMIM28 gene encoding small integral membrane protein 28; amino-acid sequence: MRWLLGSSLKNFGHADRGNYDWLNSEQGGPLLETELQSRQQISSTKDDIEPFLCIILPATMMLFLAFLLLFLYRRCQRPAQQGQIFSIDLPEALPEHDVSHFLSALPWSSEQSFHYSTLLPDATFLSVCLPPSYEEATMKTSVEEAHIELSPDPVPPYEESTLQTSTPNKLPTEAP